A genomic stretch from Methanobrevibacter arboriphilus JCM 13429 = DSM 1125 includes:
- a CDS encoding MalY/PatB family protein, giving the protein MKYNFDKIENRKNTSCLKWDMMEDIFGCDDLIPMWVADMDFPSPQPIVEAIKERADHPFFGYTQAPQTLIDAVVERVKNKFKWNIKPEWIVFTPGVISGLNIALKSLTHPGDRVILQEPCYHQFFPVVKNSGCQIVTNPLKLVDKKYEIDFENLKEIFSYKQGHNPYYKPIKTIIFCNPNNPTGRVWKKEEIEKLGNIAIENNLTVIADEIHSEILLNGNKHTTFGSISKEFEENCIVCISPSKTFNLSGIHISPIIIPNEKIRREFIATMNGIVPSPDIFAYTALEAGFRYGDDWLKQVLEYLEENLNLLKDYFKDIKGMTPIIPEGTYLVWIDCKNLEMDNEVLNEFLKKKAKVCLEDGSLFGKNGEGFMRMNIAMPRPLLKEALKRIKNAVDTLNL; this is encoded by the coding sequence TTGAAATATAACTTTGATAAAATAGAAAATAGAAAAAATACTTCATGCCTTAAATGGGATATGATGGAAGATATATTTGGTTGTGATGATTTAATTCCAATGTGGGTTGCAGATATGGATTTTCCCTCACCTCAACCAATAGTTGAAGCTATTAAAGAGCGTGCAGATCATCCTTTCTTTGGATATACACAAGCTCCTCAAACATTAATAGATGCAGTTGTTGAAAGGGTAAAAAATAAATTTAAATGGAATATAAAACCTGAATGGATTGTATTTACACCAGGAGTTATATCTGGATTAAATATAGCTCTTAAGTCGCTTACCCATCCAGGAGATAGAGTTATACTTCAAGAACCATGTTATCATCAATTTTTCCCAGTTGTTAAAAATAGTGGCTGTCAGATAGTAACAAATCCACTTAAATTAGTTGACAAAAAGTATGAAATAGATTTTGAAAATCTAAAAGAAATATTTTCCTATAAACAGGGACATAACCCATACTACAAACCAATAAAAACCATCATATTTTGCAATCCAAATAATCCCACAGGAAGAGTTTGGAAAAAAGAAGAAATAGAAAAACTTGGAAATATAGCTATAGAAAACAATTTAACTGTTATTGCAGATGAAATACATAGTGAAATTCTTCTAAATGGAAATAAGCATACTACCTTCGGATCAATATCAAAAGAATTTGAAGAAAATTGTATTGTGTGTATATCACCAAGTAAAACATTTAATTTATCAGGAATACATATATCTCCAATAATAATACCTAATGAAAAGATTAGAAGAGAATTTATAGCTACAATGAATGGTATAGTTCCTTCACCAGACATATTTGCATATACAGCCCTTGAAGCAGGATTTAGATATGGTGATGATTGGTTGAAACAAGTTTTAGAATATTTAGAAGAGAATTTAAACCTTTTAAAAGATTATTTCAAAGATATTAAAGGTATGACACCAATTATTCCTGAAGGTACTTATCTAGTATGGATAGATTGTAAAAACCTTGAAATGGATAATGAAGTGTTAAATGAGTTTTTAAAGAAAAAAGCAAAAGTATGTCTTGAGGATGGATCATTATTCGGAAAAAATGGGGAAGGTTTTATGAGGATGAATATAGCGATGCCTCGTCCACTTCTAAAAGAAGCATTGAAACGAATAAAAAATGCTGTTGATACATTAAATTTATAA
- a CDS encoding beta strand repeat-containing protein, translated as MKANKKNIIIILVFLFIAISMPSAFAEDPNTYDHYVSANAQSGGNGSIDNPFNNIQEAIDKGGSIFVKNGTYSVYDDSGYEITKSVRIVGEDRDSVIIDAGNNGRIFLIDSDIEVTFINVTFINGNNENDYIYDGGGAIYIGDGTTTIDNCYFANNNAKDGYSTYGGAIYQGGGNLNISNSYFKNNNAEYGSAVAIDGFSYSTLNITNCTFESNTASEDGGAVYSGSGKTNIEGSTFKFNKAKNGGAIYSYGSSALVNIKNSNFNSNNATSTGGALVVRNSNVILNNNTMVNCSAPTGNYIYYNAGKLGFTNLSFLNNMTVNVTKGDSFVLNATVTDDMGNPITGGTVNFIIGGNTYSTSLNEGIAIYNYTFNQTGNYIITGSYSGSNTVDYGSNIFNGTVVVNTITPSTVIYVSSSRGSDSTGNGSEDNPYATITKALTQNAALGGNYTIIVEEGYYYVEDYTVTANFTIIGVGNVIIDGNNKRQFFFSASSVKYARFEGLTFINGNGNAGSINTGSVSGGNGNAGRYLIINNCSFINNSGSYGAVIYTTMITTINGTSFVNNTATGSQAYSGVINVQDNNLTITYCNFINNTATNSAGLNGIYTKSGIKAIADYNFWGNNSKPGNLTVSSGVNITKWVILLINSNSTGQTDPGDKINFTIDFTKYTDGVNNYTLSEIMPYITIKANATLGSFDQDSITINTNGSMIYTASTVGYESVNFNIPSNFKKFNFTVGSQYSGIVYVSKTGTDSNIGSKDSPVASISKAIEIATAQGGSNKIVILNGTYNEGNLVINNDLEIIANGTVVINGNDINGNGYEQIFDIVSGNVSFYGLTLNANSTNGAIVVRSGKLSITYSTINNKKGGSNNLAINNTGNLNISYSILNNTIIKNNGGNVTANYNWWGTNTKPTCVNVDYWVIMTINTTKVYTGEIFYITVKLNTVTDGTTYNNLSNPLPDNFVVLNVTSGSGSFNGTNVLLINGTSYISFTGGENAGLIQARIDNQTFNVIVEQAVYKWFIGDKGYRTLQQAVDAANFNDIIKGVGGLYILTSEVDVGHRYMPIEPWEINKTITITSLDPSNPVIISGNYLTRLFNIDKGSSLTLINLILANGNASTSYYAGYGGAIHVQFGGNLTIDKCIFENNTAGEAGAIQSWGLLIIKNSIFRNNSATSTYAGAVQNSGYGSLIIDNSTFINNRANTYAGAIYADSSNYPGSNTTITNSKFIENDANRGGAIFLNIAPAYIINCSFIGNKAIDKGTGYIASGGAIYDHSANLVLKNSEFINNTAEANGGALELANTYTTIYSGDNVTTEIDWFVIDNCTLINNTAGVDGGAIFAGYNSVPYGNITNSIFENNNALTGNGGAISNYFGILNIKNTRFTNNTAGENGGVIFNYGHYNFPSEFWGNVTIDNCTFSKNSAKAGGVVYNYNTYSKVDISNSKLENNTAVNDGGAISNCLGIMNINNSSFVSNIAGENGGAIFNYGYYEFPSAYWGIIAVNNCTFSKNSAKLGGTVYNSNNCSKLDIINSKFSNEHADIGGAIYNNGTLNIKNNTMTNCSANIKGNYIYNNGSINNVILTFLGNNTVKVLNGTTVKLNATICDDMGNPITGGHVSFIVDGVTYLVPVNEGLANYTIILDNLGSYSLSGNYNTTAGRNNVSVKNAEIIVAEKEDPKKTKINIIKIDGFVNNKVKFSAVLTDEDGNPLINQVVRFYLNGVFIGQNKTDANGLAVYYSVFNKAMNSNWFASFDGAEDYNSSKSNTNTIKINKKKTILTMSSVKGSFNNYITLKAVLKDSTGKALSGKLVSFYVNNVKVKTVRTNSKGLATYKYLANKFVGTKKIKAVFNSDNIYNSFVSNKNIKVSKSKSLLSKPKFLGKFEKRGKIAIKLINLKAKKYISKGYIKFYIKNKYVGKAKTNSKGIAILNLKEINFKGKTSVIGKFVGNKYYYSSKSLRKVNIK; from the coding sequence ATGAAAGCTAATAAAAAAAATATAATAATTATTTTAGTATTTTTATTTATAGCCATTTCTATGCCTTCAGCTTTTGCAGAAGATCCTAATACTTATGACCATTATGTTTCGGCTAATGCTCAAAGTGGGGGGAATGGATCAATAGATAACCCATTTAACAATATTCAAGAAGCAATAGATAAAGGAGGTTCTATTTTTGTAAAAAATGGAACTTATAGTGTTTATGATGATTCTGGTTATGAAATAACTAAATCGGTTAGGATTGTTGGAGAAGATAGAGATAGTGTAATAATAGATGCTGGAAATAATGGAAGAATTTTTTTAATAGATTCTGACATTGAAGTTACTTTTATAAATGTTACTTTTATAAATGGAAATAATGAGAATGATTATATCTATGATGGTGGAGGAGCTATTTATATAGGTGATGGAACTACTACTATTGATAATTGTTATTTCGCTAATAATAATGCTAAAGATGGATATTCTACTTATGGTGGTGCCATCTATCAAGGTGGAGGAAATCTAAATATTAGTAATAGCTATTTTAAAAACAATAATGCAGAATATGGTTCTGCTGTTGCTATTGATGGGTTTAGCTATTCGACTTTAAATATTACTAATTGTACGTTTGAATCTAATACTGCTTCTGAAGATGGAGGGGCAGTTTATTCTGGAAGTGGTAAAACCAATATTGAGGGTTCTACTTTCAAATTCAATAAAGCAAAAAATGGTGGAGCAATCTATTCTTATGGTTCAAGTGCACTTGTAAATATTAAAAATTCGAACTTTAATTCAAATAATGCTACTTCTACTGGAGGGGCTCTTGTAGTTCGAAATAGTAATGTAATTTTAAATAATAATACAATGGTTAATTGTAGTGCACCGACTGGTAATTATATCTATTATAATGCTGGTAAATTAGGATTTACTAATCTATCTTTTTTAAATAATATGACTGTTAATGTTACAAAAGGTGATAGTTTTGTATTAAATGCTACTGTTACTGATGATATGGGAAATCCAATTACTGGTGGAACTGTAAACTTTATAATTGGGGGAAATACTTATTCTACTTCTTTAAATGAAGGAATAGCTATTTACAATTATACATTTAACCAAACTGGTAATTATATAATTACAGGTTCATATTCTGGCTCAAACACAGTTGATTATGGGTCCAATATTTTTAATGGAACTGTTGTTGTTAATACTATAACTCCTTCTACTGTTATTTATGTTTCTAGTAGTAGAGGAAGTGATAGTACAGGTAATGGTTCTGAAGATAATCCTTATGCCACAATAACAAAAGCATTAACCCAAAATGCAGCACTTGGAGGCAATTATACAATAATTGTTGAAGAAGGATATTATTATGTTGAAGATTATACTGTAACTGCTAATTTTACTATTATTGGTGTCGGTAATGTAATTATTGATGGTAATAATAAAAGACAGTTCTTTTTTTCTGCATCTTCAGTTAAATATGCTAGATTTGAAGGTTTAACTTTTATTAATGGTAATGGTAATGCTGGTTCAATTAATACTGGCTCTGTAAGTGGTGGAAATGGAAATGCTGGTCGTTATTTAATAATTAATAATTGTAGTTTTATTAATAATAGCGGTTCATATGGTGCTGTAATTTATACAACTATGATAACTACAATTAATGGAACTTCATTTGTAAATAATACTGCTACTGGTTCTCAAGCTTATAGTGGAGTTATTAATGTTCAGGACAATAATTTAACCATAACTTATTGTAATTTCATTAACAATACTGCTACAAATAGTGCTGGTTTAAATGGAATTTATACAAAAAGTGGAATTAAAGCTATAGCTGATTATAATTTCTGGGGAAATAATAGTAAACCAGGAAATTTAACTGTATCTAGTGGAGTAAATATTACAAAATGGGTTATTTTATTAATTAATTCAAATTCCACAGGACAAACTGATCCTGGAGATAAAATTAATTTCACAATTGACTTTACTAAGTATACTGATGGAGTAAACAATTATACACTTTCAGAAATAATGCCATATATTACAATTAAAGCTAATGCTACTTTAGGTTCATTTGACCAAGATTCAATTACAATTAATACTAATGGGTCTATGATTTATACAGCTTCAACTGTCGGTTATGAATCAGTAAACTTTAATATTCCAAGTAATTTTAAAAAGTTTAATTTCACTGTAGGTTCTCAGTATTCTGGTATTGTTTATGTGTCTAAAACAGGTACTGACTCAAATATTGGTTCAAAAGATTCACCTGTTGCTTCTATTTCAAAAGCTATTGAAATTGCTACAGCTCAAGGAGGTTCTAATAAAATTGTTATTTTAAATGGAACTTATAATGAAGGTAATTTAGTTATTAATAATGATTTAGAGATTATAGCTAATGGAACTGTTGTAATTAATGGAAATGATATTAATGGAAATGGATATGAACAGATATTTGATATTGTTTCTGGAAATGTTTCATTTTATGGACTAACACTAAATGCTAACTCAACTAATGGTGCAATTGTTGTTAGAAGTGGAAAATTATCTATTACATATTCAACTATCAATAACAAGAAAGGTGGTTCAAATAATTTAGCTATTAATAATACTGGTAATTTAAATATAAGTTACTCTATCCTCAATAATACTATTATAAAAAACAATGGTGGAAATGTAACTGCTAATTATAATTGGTGGGGAACTAATACTAAGCCAACTTGTGTAAATGTTGATTATTGGGTGATAATGACTATTAATACTACTAAAGTTTATACTGGTGAAATTTTTTATATTACAGTTAAACTAAACACTGTCACTGATGGTACAACATATAATAATTTATCAAATCCTTTACCTGATAATTTTGTTGTTTTAAATGTTACTTCTGGTTCTGGATCATTTAATGGGACAAATGTCTTATTAATAAATGGTACTTCTTATATATCATTTACTGGTGGTGAAAATGCTGGTTTAATCCAAGCAAGAATTGATAATCAAACTTTTAATGTAATTGTTGAGCAAGCTGTTTATAAATGGTTTATTGGTGATAAAGGATATAGAACTTTACAGCAAGCTGTTGATGCAGCTAACTTTAATGATATTATTAAAGGTGTTGGTGGTTTATACATCCTTACTAGTGAAGTTGATGTTGGTCATAGATATATGCCAATTGAACCTTGGGAAATTAATAAAACTATTACTATAACTTCTTTAGATCCATCTAATCCTGTAATTATCTCTGGAAATTATCTTACAAGGTTGTTTAATATTGATAAAGGCTCTTCTTTAACCTTAATTAATCTTATCCTTGCTAATGGTAATGCTTCTACAAGCTATTATGCAGGTTATGGTGGAGCTATTCATGTTCAATTTGGTGGAAATCTAACCATTGATAAGTGTATTTTTGAAAATAATACTGCTGGTGAAGCTGGTGCTATCCAGTCATGGGGTCTTTTAATAATCAAAAATTCAATATTTAGAAACAATTCTGCTACTTCAACTTATGCTGGTGCTGTTCAAAATAGTGGTTATGGTAGCTTAATTATTGATAATTCAACATTTATTAATAATAGGGCTAATACTTATGCTGGTGCAATTTATGCAGATAGTAGTAATTATCCAGGAAGTAACACTACAATAACAAACAGTAAATTCATTGAAAATGATGCAAATCGTGGAGGTGCTATATTCTTAAATATTGCTCCTGCTTATATTATCAACTGTTCATTTATTGGAAATAAAGCTATTGATAAAGGTACTGGTTATATTGCTTCTGGTGGTGCTATTTATGATCATTCTGCAAATTTAGTTCTAAAAAATTCAGAATTTATTAATAATACTGCTGAAGCTAATGGAGGAGCTCTTGAACTAGCTAATACTTATACAACTATCTATTCTGGTGATAATGTCACAACTGAAATTGATTGGTTTGTAATCGATAATTGTACATTGATAAATAATACTGCTGGTGTTGATGGTGGTGCTATCTTTGCTGGTTATAATTCTGTACCTTATGGAAACATAACAAATTCTATATTTGAGAATAATAATGCACTAACTGGAAATGGTGGAGCTATTTCAAATTACTTTGGAATTTTGAATATAAAAAATACTAGATTCACTAATAATACTGCAGGTGAAAATGGTGGAGTTATATTTAACTATGGTCATTATAATTTCCCATCCGAATTCTGGGGAAATGTCACAATAGATAACTGTACTTTTTCAAAGAATTCTGCAAAAGCTGGTGGAGTAGTATATAATTATAATACATATTCTAAAGTAGATATTTCAAATTCTAAGCTTGAAAATAATACTGCAGTAAATGATGGTGGTGCTATTTCAAACTGCCTTGGAATTATGAATATAAATAACAGTTCATTCGTTTCTAATATTGCAGGAGAAAATGGTGGTGCTATATTTAACTATGGCTATTATGAGTTCCCTTCTGCATATTGGGGAATAATTGCAGTAAATAATTGTACATTTTCTAAAAACTCTGCAAAGCTTGGTGGAACAGTATACAACAGTAATAATTGTTCTAAATTAGATATAATTAATTCAAAATTTTCTAATGAACATGCAGATATTGGTGGAGCAATATATAACAATGGAACATTAAATATCAAAAACAATACAATGACTAACTGTTCTGCTAATATTAAAGGAAACTATATCTATAATAATGGATCAATAAACAATGTAATATTAACTTTCTTAGGAAACAACACTGTTAAAGTTTTAAATGGAACTACTGTAAAATTGAATGCTACTATTTGTGATGATATGGGTAATCCTATTACAGGTGGTCATGTTAGCTTTATAGTCGATGGAGTGACTTATTTAGTCCCAGTAAATGAAGGTTTAGCTAATTATACTATAATTTTAGATAATTTAGGATCTTATTCTCTATCTGGTAATTATAATACTACTGCTGGTAGAAATAATGTTTCTGTTAAAAATGCTGAAATAATAGTAGCTGAAAAAGAAGATCCAAAAAAGACTAAAATTAACATTATAAAAATTGATGGATTTGTTAATAACAAGGTTAAATTTTCGGCTGTTTTAACAGATGAAGATGGTAATCCACTTATTAATCAAGTTGTTCGTTTTTATCTTAATGGAGTTTTTATTGGTCAAAACAAGACTGATGCTAATGGATTAGCTGTTTATTACAGTGTTTTCAATAAAGCTATGAATTCAAATTGGTTTGCTTCATTTGATGGTGCTGAAGATTACAATTCCTCAAAAAGTAACACTAATACTATTAAAATTAATAAGAAAAAGACTATTTTAACTATGAGTTCTGTTAAAGGTAGTTTTAATAATTACATAACTTTAAAAGCTGTTTTAAAAGATAGTACTGGTAAAGCATTATCTGGAAAATTAGTGAGCTTTTATGTTAACAATGTTAAAGTTAAAACTGTTAGAACAAATTCTAAAGGTCTGGCAACTTATAAATATTTAGCTAATAAATTTGTTGGAACAAAAAAGATTAAAGCTGTATTTAATTCTGATAATATTTATAATAGTTTTGTTTCAAACAAGAATATTAAGGTTTCTAAGTCTAAATCCTTACTTTCTAAACCTAAGTTTTTAGGTAAGTTTGAAAAGAGAGGAAAAATTGCTATTAAGCTTATTAATCTTAAAGCTAAAAAATACATTTCTAAAGGCTATATTAAGTTTTATATCAAAAATAAATATGTTGGTAAAGCAAAGACTAATAGTAAAGGTATAGCTATACTAAACCTTAAGGAGATTAATTTTAAGGGGAAAACTAGTGTTATAGGAAAATTTGTTGGAAATAAGTATTATTATTCCAGTAAAAGCTTAAGAAAAGTTAATATAAAATAG
- a CDS encoding radical SAM protein, translating into MTDYLLLKALLLTEGVHSDKESLEGVGTKYKEQNHGLFGWDFETHKEIKLPDDFYLPDGTVVQYRLNSSSQYNIKKVDENLILYKNEDFICEVKWMDRPKYYNKKTKTGKEMVKIGQLGGEDCLFFCFQNYCSNFKNNNQCSFCNLVPTSKTYNSVVRKKEAQEIGEVAAAAFNEGQAKHINMTGGCYISGKELEVVGNILSEMRRYTGLEKIPGLVAPAPAKGDNIQGYYDTGIETLSFNMEIWDPEYYKAICPGKSSSTSHEEFIKSIKQAVEIFGEGKVYVAMVMGLEPKETFLEGIDFLSNLGVNIIPFVWAPNPGSKLEGHRAPYANWYKETIREASDIVYEHKVPWGLENHCYKCDGNSLLHDALRLKGIE; encoded by the coding sequence ATGACAGATTATTTACTATTAAAAGCATTATTACTTACAGAAGGTGTGCATTCAGATAAAGAAAGTTTAGAAGGAGTAGGAACTAAATATAAAGAACAAAATCATGGACTTTTTGGTTGGGACTTTGAAACCCACAAGGAAATAAAACTTCCAGATGATTTTTATCTTCCAGATGGAACTGTAGTTCAATATCGTTTAAATTCATCTTCACAATATAATATTAAAAAAGTTGATGAAAATTTAATATTATATAAAAATGAAGATTTTATTTGCGAAGTAAAATGGATGGATCGACCAAAATATTATAATAAAAAAACAAAGACTGGAAAGGAAATGGTTAAAATAGGACAGCTTGGAGGAGAAGATTGTTTATTCTTTTGTTTCCAAAACTATTGTTCAAATTTTAAAAATAATAATCAATGTTCATTTTGCAACCTTGTTCCAACATCAAAAACATATAATTCAGTAGTTAGAAAAAAAGAAGCTCAAGAAATAGGAGAAGTCGCAGCTGCAGCATTTAACGAAGGTCAAGCAAAACACATAAATATGACCGGAGGATGTTATATAAGTGGAAAAGAACTTGAAGTAGTTGGTAATATACTATCTGAAATGAGAAGATATACAGGATTAGAAAAAATTCCAGGATTAGTTGCACCAGCACCAGCAAAAGGAGATAATATACAAGGATATTACGATACAGGTATAGAAACACTTAGCTTTAATATGGAAATATGGGATCCAGAATACTATAAAGCAATATGTCCTGGAAAATCTTCAAGCACAAGTCATGAAGAGTTTATAAAATCTATTAAACAAGCTGTGGAAATTTTTGGAGAAGGAAAAGTTTATGTAGCTATGGTAATGGGATTAGAACCAAAAGAAACATTTTTAGAAGGAATTGACTTTTTATCAAATTTAGGAGTTAATATAATTCCATTTGTATGGGCTCCAAACCCAGGATCGAAATTAGAAGGACATAGAGCACCATATGCTAACTGGTATAAAGAAACAATACGAGAAGCTTCTGATATTGTATATGAACACAAAGTTCCATGGGGATTAGAAAATCACTGCTATAAATGTGATGGAAACTCCCTTTTACATGATGCTTTGAGATTAAAAGGAATTGAATGA
- a CDS encoding acetate uptake transporter — MTSGNTFANPAPLGLFGFGITTILLSLHNAGITELSMVILAAATCLGGIAQIIAGIFEMKFQNTFGATVFVSFGFFWISMVMIWILPGIGGVQPADPISMGFYLLLFGSFTSLMFISSLKHTKILQILFALVSILFFLLAIADFTGIAIIKLIGGYLGILLGAAAIYGCIGQIINNDWEKDIFKL; from the coding sequence ATGACATCAGGAAATACATTTGCTAATCCAGCTCCATTAGGTCTTTTTGGATTTGGAATTACTACAATATTACTCAGTTTGCATAATGCAGGAATAACAGAACTTTCAATGGTTATATTGGCAGCTGCAACTTGTTTAGGAGGAATAGCTCAGATTATTGCAGGAATTTTTGAAATGAAATTTCAAAATACTTTCGGTGCGACGGTATTTGTTTCATTTGGATTTTTTTGGATTTCAATGGTAATGATCTGGATTTTACCAGGTATAGGGGGAGTTCAACCAGCTGATCCGATTTCAATGGGATTTTATCTACTTTTATTTGGTTCTTTTACAAGTTTGATGTTTATAAGCTCTTTAAAGCATACAAAAATTCTTCAAATATTGTTTGCTTTGGTATCTATTTTATTCTTCTTATTAGCAATCGCTGACTTTACTGGTATAGCTATTATAAAATTGATTGGGGGATATTTAGGTATATTACTAGGCGCTGCAGCTATTTATGGTTGTATTGGTCAAATAATTAATAATGATTGGGAAAAAGATATTTTTAAATTATAG
- a CDS encoding class I SAM-dependent methyltransferase → MDKKLIINARKPKGELGSQMIERMNESHEKLARWGVSHLNVENNDVVLDIGCGGGVNVKRFSEMAPNGKVYGLDYSEISVEKSEHFNKTAIKEGKVEIIQGSVSKLPFEDETFNIVTGFETVYFWPDFIEDLKEVNRVLKKDGKIFICNEAAGEEHILEKMSDYIDLLDMKIYSENDLKSALNDSNFIDINIFKKNEGNNWICAIATKKG, encoded by the coding sequence ATGGATAAAAAATTAATAATCAATGCACGTAAACCTAAGGGAGAATTAGGCTCTCAGATGATTGAAAGAATGAATGAATCTCATGAAAAATTAGCTAGGTGGGGCGTTAGTCATTTAAATGTTGAAAATAATGATGTAGTTCTTGATATTGGCTGTGGTGGTGGAGTTAATGTAAAAAGATTTAGTGAAATGGCTCCAAATGGAAAAGTTTATGGGTTGGATTATTCTGAAATTAGTGTTGAAAAATCTGAACATTTTAACAAAACAGCTATAAAAGAAGGAAAAGTTGAGATAATTCAAGGATCAGTATCAAAGCTTCCTTTTGAAGATGAAACCTTTAATATTGTTACAGGGTTTGAAACAGTTTACTTTTGGCCAGATTTTATTGAAGATTTAAAAGAAGTTAATCGAGTATTAAAAAAAGATGGTAAGATTTTTATTTGTAATGAAGCTGCTGGTGAAGAACATATTCTTGAAAAAATGAGTGATTATATAGACTTATTGGATATGAAAATTTATTCAGAAAATGATCTTAAATCAGCTTTAAATGATTCTAATTTTATTGATATAAATATATTTAAGAAAAATGAAGGTAATAATTGGATTTGTGCAATAGCAACTAAAAAAGGATGA